In the genome of Synechococcus sp. CB0101, the window CATATCCGTAATCACCGCCTTGGTCATCTTTCACGATCCTGGGCGTCACCATGATCACCAGCTCACTCTTGCGGCGATCACCCGAACTCCGGCGGAAGAACTGACCAACTAACGGCAAATCCCCAAGAATCGGCCACTTGGTGACAACCGATCGATCCTCATCGGAAATCACACCAGTGAGGATGAGCGTTTGGCCATCACGAACTCGAACCTTGCCGGTATCCAGCAGGCGATCATTAATTTGGTAGATAATTCCGCAGCGATCAATCTGCTGAGTGCCAACGGCAGCTGAAATCTCAGGAGACAACGAGAACGTCACAAACCCATTGTCGTCAATCTTGTCAACACGAGCCCCGAAGGTGAGACCCGCATTGCCAAACTTAGGCTCACAGAAGTTGTTGCCATTAATATCTTGCTTCACCGCATAGGCCGTCACATACTGCGTGCCCACGCGAACAAATGCCTCATTCGTCTTGGAGCGGCCAATTTTTCCATCAGACGAAATCCGCTCAGCATCACTGCCGCCATAGGGCTCATCACCTTCCTGAAGGATTAGCGTAGGACTAGCAAGAATCTTCGTCGATCGGGACACGATTTGAGCCTGCAAGAAATCATAAAACTCACTGTCCGGGTAATTCAGGCCAGGATTCGGGCGCTTTCGGCTTGTTGCCGAACTAGA includes:
- a CDS encoding type II secretion system protein GspD — translated: MSRSTKILASPTLILQEGDEPYGGSDAERISSDGKIGRSKTNEAFVRVGTQYVTAYAVKQDINGNNFCEPKFGNAGLTFGARVDKIDDNGFVTFSLSPEISAAVGTQQIDRCGIIYQINDRLLDTGKVRVRDGQTLILTGVISDEDRSVVTKWPILGDLPLVGQFFRRSSGDRRKSELVIMVTPRIVKDDQGGDYGYGYQPSTQDARGFVYSGV